In Helicoverpa armigera isolate CAAS_96S chromosome 17, ASM3070526v1, whole genome shotgun sequence, the sequence TCGTTACAAATAAGCATCCAGGTTTGGACAATATTACTCGCGTTGTAACAATACGCTGTAAAAATAGTGAGATTAAAAGACCcatatctaaattaattatgttccCTGTAACTACTTAGTTGTTGTTTATCACCATATTGTTGAAGTTTAGTTTATATAGTTTATGTTACATTTCTTATACACGGTTTGTGAATCTACTTGAATGATTTTGTATCTTTCACTTGTTTttactgttgtttttttgtatgttgttaAGTAAGGAATGAACTTGTATAtttcacttgtttttttgttgtttattgtatttgtgtttACATAAAGCATGTTCTTGTATTGTAGACATAAAGCtttagtttagatttttatgcattgtcaaaaccaaattaatttaagttaatattgtcatgTTTTGGTTGATGGACAGTGCCGTCCATGGTGGGCGGAATGTCTATtctgtttacataatttataatactaCGTGAAACTGCCATACAAAATCGATAAAGTTTGTTTACCGTTAGTACCGCAAATcgataacagatggcgctgtgccgaaacgtcatttttctacatcgcggtgttaagattctccgccgaTATACGACCTATGCAGTTTTATGTGCAATAAATTGTCTTGCTCTGGACACGATTGTTTTATTCTCTTGCGAGATATTTTTGGGACGTTGTACAAAAGATTCATTTTATACATTCCCACTTTGATTTTTTTCCGGAAAACTTAAGGAAGCATGAGCGACGAACAAGGAGAGCATTTTCACCAGGATTTAAAGGCTTTTGAAGATCGTCATCAAGGCTATCGGGACGAAAATATGTTGGGACACTACTCCTGGTCTATATTAAAAGAAACCGATTCCgaaacctacaaaaataaatccaaaattaataatttttagttGCTTATGGTCCGTTTTCtcgtgttttttaaattaagtataattCCAAATGTGGAcgtgatagatttttttaaataattttcctagagtacctatagatagatagataaaattcAACAATTTTCATCTGGGGTATAAAAACcgtgtaaactagtgtaattgTTCAAATTAGTTGGGAAAGATAATGAAATGAGGAAGATAAGCTTAGATACAGACATCCACATCAAGAAgcgtttattcaaagtaagctgGAAGTTTGCCCTTTTCAGACGTCAGTTACGTGAGACGGCTTCTAAAAATGGCGaaccttcaccacttcctatgctTTATTACTGGTTACTAATTGCAAACCCTTTTTCcgcttaaaaataatgtatgtaggGGTAACCTACcgtactgtatttatttatatacatgaTTATGTACAAAGTACGTACTAATTATGTACATCATTATTATTCAATAGTATTGAAtagtaatgatttttttttacaatatactTGATAACGTACATGCACGCAAGGTTACTTAAGAGCTGAATGTAAACGAAGTGAGCCGGACAAAGTAAAGTTCGTAGTAATAGTAAGCTGATCGATCTCGCGTAACTATTACATCAGAATGTGGAGCTTGCGCGACGCCTCGGCAGCTCAGTCGCGTTACACAAGGCCGCGCGCGCGCACACTTTAAAACAGAAGAAAAATCattcttttttaagtttatatgtattgttattATGATCTGAATAAAATCTATCATTATTATGTTCTAGATAACTTAAAGGGATCTTTCAAACATCAATCTCtctaaaaatattgcatttttgccataaataagttaaaataaaatagaatgcTTTAAGCTGTAGAGCCTCAAATACTGGCCCATACCCAAATTACGACGTGAAGAAAGATACACGACATACAAGCTACGTGCTCTAGTCGTTATGTGAGTAAGGTGCGGGTGCGGGAGGGGGGCGCGGGGTACGGGCGCGGGAGGGGGGCACGGCGCGAAGGTGAAGATGGCGCGCAGGCTCCGGCGGCGCGGCGCACGACACTACCGACCCGCGCACACTGCGCCGCGCACGCGCACACGACCAGTGCCGACACCCAGTGCCCAGTGCCCAGTGCCGAGTGTAGTGAGTGACAGTGAGGGAGCATGCGCAGCTGGAGCCTGGCGCTGCTGCTGTGCGCCGCCGGTAAGTCGCCGCCGCCACCGGACCCTGGCGGCACACACTCAACGTGATGGCTGCACAGCTGACCTGATCATACATTTTCTGTGCTTTTGGAAGTAGGacaatttttgtattgttttgtttaccttAGTCAAGAAAGCGTATGTATTATAGACTAGccatttcccgcggtttcacccgcctcccTTATGGACTGCTGTCCGtgctagaataaaatatatcctattaGATGTTAGTAGGGacgaatgtagctttccaacgaaagaattttcaaattcgGCCCAGCTTTTCTGAGTTTATTcattagaaacaaacaaaaatacctacttctAGAACAAAATTTTGTTCGTTTGTGTGTACCtatcctaaaggctctgaaattactaaaccgatttgagtCTGGAACCTGCACTGTCCCCGAGTAGCATTGGCTATATTTGATTCGGAAATGGAAAGAATTCACGAAATtcgtgaaatcgcgggaaaacagctagttaaaaattaaatattataagacCGACTAAGAGCATGTCCGTTGTTTCTGATTATAGTTTATACCGATCACATCCCGATCCCATCAAATCAGAAGAACTCTGAACAGCGCGAAGTAGCGCAAAGTACCGTAACATCTCTCGGGAAATTGGGTTACTTATTCGTAAAAACTGAACGGGTTATGTATGTCGGGTTTTGATAACCGATTTTTTcgattcttattttatttgacggACGGTACGCTCAGGAAATTATTTTGTGCAAGAACTATGTTTTAAACCAATCAAGTTCAAAATTTCCTAGAAAGTATATTTGTTCTACATTacagatttttaaaatataaaattattagggTTCCGTTATAGCAAACTAATAACCCATATTTAAAGTCATAGTTTAAAATTCATTatcgtaattattataattgcttaatgaataaataatcagTCAACACTTTACCGccccatacaaataaaaatacacaatttattttattttagcacgTTATCGGTACATCTGCTGTCGAGTGCTATCGGTGACTGAGGTTAAGTGCAGACACTGTAAGGGCTCCTAGTTTACTACGAAACTCTAAAAAACCACGTCGATCTAGAGTGGGCTTCAGAATATTcagagtttttttttcgaaaacggtaaaagttatatcaaaataatagtttgtaaaaaaaatatttaaaaaaaaaagcgtggggtgcgtggtgtcaatagttataaatattttattgacagatatgagtagagtgattttcatttcgataataccttaaaaagcaccccacgctttttttaaatatttttttttttgtattcacactattattaatttatatctattcattgaaatttttaacactattttcttaatttaaattcattaaaatttattttctagtttttagttcggttttctataaaaagcgtgttttttagttttttttaaactattatttattttctactttttagtttgttttaaaactattatttgtttgtaaaattaaaattctctttagtatacaaaaatttgacaatattagagaaaacggctaaagataattattggaaataaaaaataacatcgagtcctgccttatcgactgtagagaaaaattatagaaaattttaattaatttccttaccttatcgactacagatgaaaattatataaattaacaaaaatcatattttgcaaattgaaaagttGAAAAGCcggaagtcggtgtctaatggatgttactaagttaattttgccaccgacttctaggccgatgcacataaaattagtttttttttttgctttttagttttttgggaagtcggcttaatttttttgtgaaaaagttttttatttaaagcttttcagtgatacgaatagttgtcactatccatacaagtgggaagttctcatcgatacaaataatttaagcccaaacacgaggtagtttacatattcagttgtcgagttcccgtgaccctctctggtctccatcatcaggtcagctccaaatcttcacagttgaatagtgcttttaggcgtagccctgagtgtcaagtttttaccctttgtatgcctacaactttcgagggttgccctcgatttctcagggtttccatcatcagatcctgacctgatgactatgggaccaactggcagctattccgagtcgaacaaaaaaagaatcacgtaaatcggactacaaacctcggagtaatcgatgtacatacatagaaaaaaactaaaaacataccggccgaattgagaacctcctcctttttgggaagtcggttaaaaatggaataattttatcaaattagtatattgtcatcggtcctcaataaatctacaaagtttgaacgaaatctggccgtttaaagtgagtcaaaatcgcgcccaaagaagtcggttacaaacaaacctacaaacatataacaaacatacaggtgaagctaataaaaagcgtgtaaaaatattGCAGAGTAGAGTTACATTGTAGATTaggtattaaattataattgtttttttttttttcattataatatttattgcaatttggCGATTCTAAGATATAAGCGAGATACATTTAGCTGTATACCTGTCTGTGCCGCGAAGTCGTGTAATTGGCGCATTTTGTTTAAGGTGGTCATCTCGATACGCCTTCTGCGTGACCTGTTACACATCAACAACAGCATGGTTagttaaatgataatttaacCCACACAACATTTATACTGAGCATAATAAAATcgcaaaaaatatatgcaaagGGCATAACCATATAAATGAAATAGTGAAAAGTGTCTATCGGTCTCACGAGTGctattcaatttcaaaattatacaaaGTGAGTTTTGCTATTCGTAAGTAAAATGGGAAGTAGGtatcttaatatttattgttaagagtgtccatggagtttttgccggctcttctccataaTAGCCCAAGAGCCGGTGACCTTAAAAAGATATAAGTTGGGTTAGGTTAGttaggttatttttaaatatctttcaAAGCAACCGTCAGTCAAACTTCGTCGTAGTTTATCGTTTATACCTACTATAAGGCAGATGcacacacaaagtttcagcctttacttataaactaaCGAAGGTCTGGCAGTCGCTGGCTCTCGATCTATAAGACCAACTATTTGGAACCTTccactagtgtgacgtttcataagagcctgcaaaggcctatttgatataaaaacattttactttgacttaaatATATTGTAGATATGCTTTTCTCTACAAACTTGACCATGAATTCGTTTTTCTAGATTAGTATTTTTGAGATACTTAAAGCCATTCAAAAATTTTATCTAATATTAATGAATGTATGTGCTTCTACTCAGGTAATACTGTGAGTTCTCGCATGCCTACTGAAGGCGAAAACATCTGAGAGAGTTCTGAGTTCTGAGTTCAAGATTTAAAATTACcaagaaaaaatgttaaaacCTCAAGAAATAAATCATAGATATACAAGTTGCTGATTTGCATCCGGGCAATCTAAGGACGTATTTATGATAATGATTCTCTATTTATGAGAGTGAAGGCatgtgagtgcacctgtgtctgcgcaaatgcttgtgcactataatacttatgtcctgcgcagttggctgatatCCATGATAACAGCCGCGGTATCctataatcggctaggaggacatttacgtattttatgtcaaccTCCTTGAATTTTGCACGGATGCTCTCAACAGCTTATACCTATAATGAACTATCGAACCACTTCTTCGCACGGCTTCGcacggcttcgcacgggataataatttattttcccaCTATTTATTGTATGTTACTTATCATACATATAAAACTTCCTCTATAATCCCTCTGTCTATTagaaaaaaccgcatgaaaatcggttgcgtagttttgaagattgaAGCGTTCAAatggacagaaaaagcgactttgttttatactatgcagtgataaatcatttttttatgtctGTTCATCTAACAcacaaagacgcctggaccgatttgcaaaaatGCGACCTAGAAGACTGCGACTAGCGGATCCAGCTCAGTTTATTTCGCTCCCGGCTTTTAGGCCGATAGGTACACCTAAGAATAGCAgcttttttaatgaatgtttctttttttaaaaaagatttttttttaagtgtagcATTTTGTCCTACCATGaacaactttaatgaaacaAATTTTAGAAGTATAACCAGTTTTCTGTTACATCGATGCAAATGTCGAAATCTCATTTGTTGTATGCGTTGTATGGTAATATGGCAGccccattaaaaaaatatttcattctatCATCTATCATATGAGAAAATACAAATGTGCAGGAGCGGCGCACGCGGCGACAGGCGAGCAGACGCGGCCGGCGAGCGAGCACGCGGATCGCGAGCACGCGGCGCGAGAGCAGGCGACGCGGCCGGCGCGCTCGGTGCAGGACAGCGGCGAGCGCTGGCGACAGCTCATCGCAGGTTACCCAGCCTTAACTAAAACTTGCTACACAATCCATACCTAACAGCTTCTTCACGTGTAAACCTTTCACCACAACCTGAATAAATCTAATATTCCCGACCGTCCGGCGAACTAATTAATAACATGCAATTATTTCCAGCTGATTGACACCCGCAACACCTCGACACGTTGGCCCTGTTTTGTCTGACATAAAAGCTGAACTGGAGACTAATTGGGTCTTGTGTCAATAAATGTGTTTCTTTCTTCAATACTATGCACGTGTGCGGCTGCTGTATCTGTCCATGTTGTGTTGCAGAATGGACGCAAGGCGCTGgaggcgcggcgggcgcggggggcCTGTGGTACCCGCCGCCCGTCCCCGTGCAGGTGCCGCTGCGTGAGTACCACCGCTGTGTGCATGCTGTGTGAGACACGCCGAACTACTACCCAGAAAAATACAACCTTTTGACTcggagatagtgtagcttcccaacggttttatttttttatttttattaatttattcatttaagtCAGGCATCTGAGGCCCATAGagaacataaatatattataacattaaatcataaactaatacttatattacatagataacttaaaaactaatgcacacgaagtgtcggcgtcgtgttacgctgcGAGGTGTCGCGTAGCCATCCTCGGAACCTCCGATATACGCCACCCTTCGGCCAAAACTCTTCCTTGAGGAATGTCTCGATGTGATGAGTTGGAACTCGCACCATGAACGAATTGAAGTTCGTATTGTGGCGCGACTCCAACTTCGCCACTCTCAAGGTCCAGTTGGTCTTGCATCGGACGTACTCCACGATCTGCTCCACCGTCATGGTGTGATGTAGACGGGACACGTACAACTGCGTCGTAGGTACTGCAGGACGCAGCAGGATGTTGGGTCCAGTTTGTGCAGTTCCGCACTTATTCCTACAAGTTGGCTTCTTTTTCTCCTTTCTACCTTTATGAAGCCATCCTTGTCGCACGCGTCCTTCTTAGGACCTGTCTGTGGCTGTGATGTGCCACGGGTTTGTTTACCCCCTTTTGCTTTGGCCCGCTCTGTTTGCGTCACAGCGGCATGTTGGTGGCTGCTACTGCTGCGTAGGTGCGTTTGGGGGTCGATGTTCCTACGCAAGGTTCGGCCGCAGGTGTTGAcacagcagcggcggcggcggcggggcggGGTGCATCGTCAGTGACATCGGCGATCGGTGACGCACTCGAATTCGCCGACTCAAAACTGATGACGGACgcgtttaataattttataaatcggtTTAGTGGTTACGAAGCCTTCAGGGAACAACTGCTTtctcttaataatattatacatgtcTATAAGGTGCTTTAATTGTGATTGCAGCAGGAGACAGCAACGGACGCGCGTCGCTGTCGGTGCTGGTGGTGCCCGTGCCGGTGCCCgtgcccgccgccgcgccccgcgccgACCCCGCCCGTGAGTGTCCCCTCACCCTGCACCCCGCACCCCACCCACCCCGCATCCCACGCTCACCCGCGCCTCTGTCCTGTTGCAGAGTGCCCGCTGAGCGCACCGGGCGACGTGTCGCGCACCGCACCAGCGCACAACGTCGCGCAGACTCCTGCCTACGCCGACGCTGCTTTTAACGCCCCATCGAACCAGCCCACACAGTTCAACCTATTTCCAGGATACAACCAAGCTCCAGTGTACAACACAATCCCAGGCCAAAACTCTATATCTCAGTACACCCCGGCACCGGCGCCAGCGCCAGCCCTCTTACCAGTGAACTACTGGGCGCCCACCGGgcagcccgcgcccgccgccccgcccgcgccgGCAACTCCGCCGACGTCGCCGTACGCGCTGCCCGAGACGCCCGCCAGCacgccgccgccaccgccgcgCCAGCCGCCCCGCCGCCCCGACACCGACGAGCGCCTCGCCAGGAATGCTCCCAACTTCCCGCCCGTCGGTAAAAACCCTTTATGCTGTTCATAACTAAATTATTGCAAGGTTCCTTAAATGAAAGGAGTTGcttcacaatatttatttttaaacttcagAAAACTCGCAGCTACTGGTGGAGCAGTTCCGTGCACAACAGCCTACCGACCCGATGCTCCCTCCGATCGTGACGGATCCGGCGGGCGTGGTCAGCACGGCCGACTACACGGAGGAGGAGGTGCAGGCGGGCCATGCGGACGCGGCGGGCGAGGCGGCGCTGCGGCCCGAGGCggaggcgggcggcgcgggcgtggTGCGCGAGCGGCGCCGCGTGCGCTGCAAGCGCCGCTACTCCGCGCCCAGCGAGGCCGAGCTgcaggcgccgccgccgccgccgcgcttcGAGCGCCCGCTGTTCCTGCGCGCGCGCCTCACCGTGCCGCGCGCCGACTACACCGAGCCCTACTCGCTCTGGTGGGACGCGGCCAGCGGCGCCTCGCGCATCGACTTCCACGGCGGCGCCACCTCCACCTACCGCATGATGATGCGGGACGGACGCGTTATGAGCGCGCAGGTACACACAACATATTATGTTATAAGTAGATCATTGCCAACTCACTCTAATTATGATGTAAAGATATACAGTCGTGAGAGCTGGGCTTCTATGAGATATTAATGGTTTATACATTAAAAAGATTGCATTTTTTTTCGTGTATATTTTTGGtaggatatttttttcctaaattgCTTGAAAGTATCCAGATGACATTATAAAATTtcctattaacaaaataaaaacgtcGGCGTGTCAGATCCGCGTGGACCGCACAGAGGAGACGGACGTGCGGCGCTGCGTGGTGTCGACGCCGCGGCGCGTGTCGCTGGCGGAGCGCGCGCTGCCCGCGCTGCCCGACCTCAGCGCGTTCTCGTTCGCGGGCTACGTGCTGCGCGGCACGCAGCGCGCCGAGCGCTGGCGGTACACGCTGTCGGGCCACGCCGGCGAGCTCGGCGCCGCGCGCGGCGAGGCGCTCACCTTCCGCCACGAGCTGCTGCTCGCGCGCTCCGCCGACAACCACACCACCACGCCGCTGTGGTGAGTGCCGCCTCGCCcctcgccccgcgccccgcacccCGCCCGCTCACCCCGTGTGCTCCGCAGGTACGCCACGCGCGTCGACAGCTCGGTGCTGGGCGCCGACTGCGACGGCTACGTGCACTACTTCGACGAGGTGCAG encodes:
- the LOC110383454 gene encoding counting factor associated protein D isoform X2; translation: MRSWSLALLLCAAGAAHAATGEQTRPASEHADREHAAREQATRPARSVQDSGERWRQLIAEWTQGAGGAAGAGGLWYPPPVPVQVPLPGDSNGRASLSVLVVPVPVPVPAAAPRADPAQCPLSAPGDVSRTAPAHNVAQTPAYADAAFNAPSNQPTQFNLFPGYNQAPVYNTIPGQNSISQYTPAPAPAPALLPVNYWAPTGQPAPAAPPAPATPPTSPYALPETPASTPPPPPRQPPRRPDTDERLARNAPNFPPVENSQLLVEQFRAQQPTDPMLPPIVTDPAGVVSTADYTEEEVQAGHADAAGEAALRPEAEAGGAGVVRERRRVRCKRRYSAPSEAELQAPPPPPRFERPLFLRARLTVPRADYTEPYSLWWDAASGASRIDFHGGATSTYRMMMRDGRVMSAQIRVDRTEETDVRRCVVSTPRRVSLAERALPALPDLSAFSFAGYVLRGTQRAERWRYTLSGHAGELGAARGEALTFRHELLLARSADNHTTTPLWYATRVDSSVLGADCDGYVHYFDEVQLQHHDSSMFRLDIADACEQVEITDRMENVEPLREFTMLRRDPRHDAELDRYKRKFQRVYADDVEEAVRKNLLMQSNRHMAAGNRQGAGFELATNFVSDRLVAERRVLLGVQDEPREPGERFPHERAELEALRGRLPRKFDWRQRGAVTHVRNQGLCMSCWAHATVGAVEGALFVETGRLVPLSEQALVDCAGPYGGHGCKGTWPSAAYDYIKDIGLPALDEYTPYKAQEQTCRADSVPPVTRISGHLNVTQHNILALKVAIRKYGPTVVLIDGETTSFATYKKGYYHDKRCKRTSSNHAVLAVGWTVHRGETYFIVKNSWSTAWGEEGYVRMRAPTDTCGLLRRPSLPRLRAPDVLRVPQAAPAAA
- the LOC110383454 gene encoding counting factor associated protein D isoform X1, translated to MRPRRLRLADPAQFISLPAFRPIGAAHAATGEQTRPASEHADREHAAREQATRPARSVQDSGERWRQLIAEWTQGAGGAAGAGGLWYPPPVPVQVPLPGDSNGRASLSVLVVPVPVPVPAAAPRADPAQCPLSAPGDVSRTAPAHNVAQTPAYADAAFNAPSNQPTQFNLFPGYNQAPVYNTIPGQNSISQYTPAPAPAPALLPVNYWAPTGQPAPAAPPAPATPPTSPYALPETPASTPPPPPRQPPRRPDTDERLARNAPNFPPVENSQLLVEQFRAQQPTDPMLPPIVTDPAGVVSTADYTEEEVQAGHADAAGEAALRPEAEAGGAGVVRERRRVRCKRRYSAPSEAELQAPPPPPRFERPLFLRARLTVPRADYTEPYSLWWDAASGASRIDFHGGATSTYRMMMRDGRVMSAQIRVDRTEETDVRRCVVSTPRRVSLAERALPALPDLSAFSFAGYVLRGTQRAERWRYTLSGHAGELGAARGEALTFRHELLLARSADNHTTTPLWYATRVDSSVLGADCDGYVHYFDEVQLQHHDSSMFRLDIADACEQVEITDRMENVEPLREFTMLRRDPRHDAELDRYKRKFQRVYADDVEEAVRKNLLMQSNRHMAAGNRQGAGFELATNFVSDRLVAERRVLLGVQDEPREPGERFPHERAELEALRGRLPRKFDWRQRGAVTHVRNQGLCMSCWAHATVGAVEGALFVETGRLVPLSEQALVDCAGPYGGHGCKGTWPSAAYDYIKDIGLPALDEYTPYKAQEQTCRADSVPPVTRISGHLNVTQHNILALKVAIRKYGPTVVLIDGETTSFATYKKGYYHDKRCKRTSSNHAVLAVGWTVHRGETYFIVKNSWSTAWGEEGYVRMRAPTDTCGLLRRPSLPRLRAPDVLRVPQAAPAAA